One Pseudomonas sp. AN-1 genomic region harbors:
- the bamC gene encoding outer membrane protein assembly factor BamC, translated as MKRLAGFSALALSIAASSGCGWIWGDNGYFRDRGSDYLTAREAAPMQLPPDVQARPLEPLLPVPAAVPTPSAEGKFEVPRPRALRAGEIASAGDAPGGSVSLLADRSFDAPARVSLGQDGSGNPLLTLASDFDRAWSAVGRALQDADVRVDDMNRSLGVYYINLAEEAKQPDEEPGFFSRLLGGKDEAEDIEARAERYQVRLTSVGGSVQVSVDKGIDAVAPADVARRVLELIQDKLG; from the coding sequence ATGAAGCGACTGGCCGGATTTTCCGCGCTCGCCCTGAGTATCGCTGCCAGCAGCGGATGCGGCTGGATCTGGGGCGACAACGGCTACTTCCGTGATCGCGGCAGCGATTACCTGACGGCCCGCGAGGCGGCGCCGATGCAGCTGCCGCCGGATGTCCAGGCGCGCCCCCTCGAGCCGCTGTTGCCGGTGCCGGCCGCGGTGCCGACGCCGAGCGCCGAGGGCAAGTTCGAGGTGCCGCGTCCGCGCGCCCTGCGTGCCGGCGAGATCGCCTCCGCCGGCGATGCGCCGGGTGGCAGCGTATCGCTGCTGGCCGATCGCAGCTTCGACGCCCCTGCGCGCGTCAGTCTGGGACAGGACGGCAGCGGCAACCCGCTGCTGACCCTGGCCAGCGACTTCGATCGCGCCTGGTCGGCCGTCGGCCGGGCGCTGCAGGATGCCGACGTGCGCGTCGACGACATGAACCGCAGTCTCGGCGTCTACTACATCAACCTTGCGGAGGAAGCGAAGCAGCCGGACGAGGAGCCGGGCTTCTTCTCTCGTCTGCTCGGCGGCAAGGACGAGGCCGAGGACATCGAGGCGCGTGCCGAGCGCTATCAGGTACGCCTGACCAGCGTCGGCGGCAGCGTGCAGGTGTCGGTAGACAAGGGCATCGACGCCGTGGCACCGGCCGACGTGGCGCGCCGCGTGCTGGAGCTGATCCAGGATAAACTCGGCTGA